One Bacteroidota bacterium genomic window, CTTCAAAAGGGTAGGGGTCACCGGGCCCAACATTCGGATCATTCATTGTCCAGTTTATTTGTCCAGCTCTTTGCTTTGCATATTCTTTACTCAGCAAACCTTTCATTGGTTCTTCAGGAGCAAAATAAGGATCGCCATAATAGAAATCACGATCGGCAAATGTGAGGTTCATTGTCTGGTAAATGGTATGCATATATTTTGCACTGTTATATCCCATTGCTTTCAGGTCAAAATTTTCAAGAATATTTAATGACTGCAAAAGCATCGGGCCTTGTGTCCATTGCTGCAGCTTGTATACATCAATGCCTTTATAATTTACATGCATCGGTTCTTCTTCAATAGGTTTCCATTTTGCGAGATCTTCCATCGTTATCAATCCACCCTGTTCCTGGCAGCCACGTACAAATTCTTTTGCGATATCGCCTTTGTAAAACCTGTTATAGGCCGCCATGATCGCATCTTTGCGGCTCTTCTTTTGTTTGAGAGCATTTGTTTCAGCATCTATCATTTTCTTAAGCGTTTCCAGCAGATCTTTTTGTACAAAAATTTCTCCGGGTTCAGGTGCTTCTCTTTTCTCACCGAGATGCGGATAGAAAACTGCTTTACTGTACGGCCATTGTTTTAGCCATGTTTTATTCCTACTCGATTCCATTGAGTTTGCAGTTTGCGCATCTATCGGGTAGCCAGCCGCCAGATCCATTGCGGGTGTCAGCACTTCTTTTAAACTCATAGTTCCATAGTTGGCCAGCATATAACACAAACCTCCAACAGTACCGGGAGTAACTGCGGCAAGCGGTCCGTATTCAGGAGGAAATTCATAACCCTTGCTTTTATAAAATTCAGGAGTGGCACCGGTTGGTGCAACGCCCAATGCATTTATAGCAATTACTTTTTTTGTCTTGGGATTATAAATGAGAGCCTGCGTTTCGCCGCCCCAGCTTAATACATCCCACATAGTGCAGGTAGCTGCAAGCATGGCACAGGCTGCATCTACAGCATTCCCACCTTTTTGAAAAACGATCGAACCGGCTGTTGCTGCTAAAGGTTTTCCTGTAATAGCCATCCAGTTTTTTCCATGAAGCGGTGGCTTTTGAGTTGCCTGTGCAAAGATCCCTAATACTGTAACAATCAGTATTACAGTTATAATAAGTTTTTTCATGCTTTAATTTTGTGGTTACCAAATATACTTAAGCCGCGAGTGCAGCGTTTAAAATATTTAATGAAATTTATCAACCTTTTAATTTAAAAAAGCATCATTAGTTTTGCAAAAACTTAGTTTATGAAGCCCCACCACCTTTTAGCCATCTTTACATTTATCATTCCTGTTATATCCTTTTCGCAAACTGCGGAAGATCTTTATGACGAGGGTAGACAGCTCAAGGACGAAAAAAAATCTGCAGAAGCTATTAAAAAATTTCAAGCGGCCTTAGACCTGAAGCCGGGATATACAGAAGCACGGTACGAAATGGGCTGGTGTCTGAATGATACCAAGGATTATACCAAAGCCATTTCTACTCTCAGGATGGCAAGAGTTGGTTGGCCCGCTGTTCCTAAAGTATGGTTCGAGCTGGGTTATGCATTTGAAAAAACCAATCAGAACGATTCGGCTGTTGTCTGCTATAATAAATGCATTTCACTGAAACCTGATTATTCGCTTGCCTATAAACAGCTTGGTTATATTGATTATATAAATGAGAATTATACTTCAGCGCTGGAGCGTTTAAAAAAGTTTGCTGAGTTGAAAAATGGAACCGTAGAGGATTACCTGTTTTGGTACAGGAAAGGCTTTATGGAAAATGCAGCAAAGGATTACAATGCTTCAAAGGTTTCTTTGAATAATTCTGTGAAGTACAAAACTGATTATATCAATACCTGGCTTGAATTGGGTTTTGCATGTAAAAACCTGAAAGAAAATGATGAGGCAATTAGTTATTATAATGAAGCAATGAAAATTGATCCTAAAAGTCATATTCCATACAATGGTATTGGTGAGGTTTACAGGGATAATTATAAGGATATGACCAAGGCAATGGAATGGTACCAAAAGTCATTAGGTGTAAAAAAAGATGAACGTAAAGCCTGCTTTGGCATGGGTTATTGTTATAATAACTTAGAAAAATACAATGAGGCTATTCCATATCTTAAAAAAGCAATTGAACAGGAATCAACTTATACGGCTGCTTATACCGAGTTAGGGTATAGTTATTATATGTTGAAAAACAATTCAGATGCTCTTATTAACCTGAATAAATCCATTTCGCTTAATCCGAACGGTGCAAACCCTTATTACTATGCCGCATTGGTATATATTCAACTAAAGGATAAAGCAAAGGCACAGGAAATGGTAAATGGGTATAAGCGGGCAGGTAAAGATGCCACTTCGATCCAGCAAAAGGTTGATGCTTTGTAAATCGCATTAATTATACAGATAATTCTCTCCTTATAAATTTCAGCCCTTAGATTTGCTGAAATTTTTTTATGCAATTTGAATGGAAAGGTGTTTTCCCGGCACTGCTTACACCGTTTACAGCCCACGACGAACTGGATCTTCCTATGTTTGAAAAAAACCTGCAGGCACAACTGGATGCGGGAATACATGGAGTAATAATCGGCGGCACTTTAGGTGAGGCAAGTACATTAATAGCTGAAGAAAAAGAACAACTCGTTAAATGCGGAGTTAAATTCCTTGCAGGAAGAATTCCCGTGATCATGAATATTGCAGAATGTACAACAAAAGATGCGGTACAACAGGCAGCAAATGCTAAAGCATGGGGAGCTGATGGTATTATGCTATTGCCCCCGATGCGTTATAAAAGTGATGACAGGGAAACCGTAACTTATTTTAAAACTGTTGCCAACTCTACTGATCTGCCAATTCTTATTTATAATAATCCTGTTGATTATAAAATCGAAGTGACGTTGGATATGTTTGCAGAGTTGATCGAATGTAAAAATATAACAGCCGTAAAAGAAAGTACAAGGGATGTAACGAATGTAACCAGATTAAAAAACCGTTTTGGTGATCGTTTAAAAGTTTTATGTGGTGTAGATACTGTTACATTAGAAGAATTATGCGCCGGTGCTGATGGGTTGGTGGCCGGGTTGGTAGATGCATTTCCGAAAGAAACCGTGACGATCTATAACCTGGTAAAAGCTGGAAAGATTGCAGAAGCAACAAAGATCTATCGCTGGTTTATGCCTTTGCTGGAACTCGATATTCATCCTAAGTTGGTACAGTATATAAAAATGGCAGCTACGCAAACAGGAATAGGAAGTGAATTTGTAAGGGCGCCAAGATTGCGGATAGAAGGTGAAGAAAGGGAACGAATTTTGAAGATCATTAATGATGGGATAGCAACAAGGCCGGTCTTGAAATGATTTATTGCTGGGCTTTAGCCCATTCAAACATAAATAGATTATTTACCCCAGCCTTAAGGCTGGGGTAAATGAACATAAGACCAGGTTACCGGGCTTTAGCCCATATTCTGAAATCGGTTTATACCTAATCAGTAAAACATGTTTAAAGACACATCACTTTCAGAAATAGATAGCATCATGCAAAAAGCATGGACTGCATTTCATGTTTATCGTAAAATGAGTTTGAAACGCAGAGCAGGTTTTATGCGTGCCATTGCTGTTGAGCTAGAAGCCTGTGGCGATGAATTGATACAGGTTGCCATGAGTGAAACGAATTTACCTGAAGCAAGATTGAGAGGAGAAAGAGGAAGAACAATTTTTCAATTAAACCAATATGCCGCTGCATGCGAAAATGGTGAATGGCTTGAAGCAAGAATAGATACTGCAATACCTGATAAGAATCCACCCAAACCCGATATAAGAAAAATGCTTGTGCCGCTTGGCCCGGTTGTAGTTTTTGGGGCAAGCAATTTTCCATTTGCCTATTCAACCGCTGGTGGCGATACAGCCTGTGCCTTTGCTGCGGGTTGTCCTGTTATAATAAAAGCACATCCTGCTCATGCACAAACATCGCAGCTAGTTGCTGATGCAATAATGAAAGCCGCTGCTAAATGCAGTATGCCCGATGGGATATTTGGACATGTACACGGCGCATCTTTTGAAGTCGGCAAAGCATTAGTTACACATACAAATACAAAAGCAGTTGGCTTCACCGGTTCTTACCTTGGAGGGAAGCAATTATTTGATTGGGCTAATCAACGTAAAGAACCTATTCCTGTTTTTGCAGAAATGGGAAGTGTGAATCCTGTTTTTTTATTTCCTGAAAAATTAAAAGAGGCTTCTGCTGATATTGCAAAAATGTATGCTGGTTCCATTACATTAGGAGTTGGACAGTTTTGTACAAATCCCGGGTTAATTATCGGGATAGAAAATGAAGCGTTGAGATCATTTACACATGACCTGGGAAAAGCTATTCAACAGGTTGCTCCGGGGCCAATGCTGCATACAGGAATTGTAAAAGCATATAAAGAGAAAAAGGAAATGGCTTTGCTGCAGGAAGAAGTCCATCTTGTTGCAGAATCAGAAACAGCAGTAAAAGAAAATGAAGGGTTGCCAACTATTGCTACTGCAAGTGGGCAGGCGTTTTTAAATAATCCTGTTTTACACCAGGAAGTATTCGGGCCCTATTCGTTGATCATTCGCTGCAAAGACATGAATGAAATGATTGATGTGGCCAGGTATCTTGAAGGACAACTTACTTCAACTTTAATGGCAACAGATAATGATATTAAGAATAATGATGAACTGGTTGAAGCGATAAAAAATATCTGTGGTCGTTTTATTCTTAATAGCGTACCGACAGGAGTGGAGGTTTGTTTAAGCATGCATCATGGCGGGCCGTTCCCTGCTACAACCGATTCAAGATTTACATCTGTTGGTGCAGATGGTATCAAACGTTTTGCAAGACCGATCTGTTATCAAAACTGGCCTGACAATCTCTTACCTGATGAATTAAAGAATGAAAACCCTTTAGGTATCTGGAGAATGCTGAATAGCGAATTGAAGAAATAACTAATTAAAAAAGGCTGTCTCATTGAGGCAGCCTTTTTTAATTGGCAAAAGAATTGTCAGATAACCTTCGATTTACTTTTATTTTTTCCTTTCTCATGCTCGGTCAACTCGGCTTCAGTTGCATCACCTAAAATGATGTTACCAAAACTTGATCTGATATCAATCTTTGAGGAGCCTGAGCCGGATTTACCTTCATAGGTCTTTTCTGAATCCGGTCCGTAACGATCAGGTTCATCTGTTCTTTTTATTTCAGCGTTGGTTTTGTTTTTAAATGATCCAAAACTGGTTTTAATATTATAGCTGGCTGAAAAATTAGCAGCTGGTTTCAGGTTAATGGTGCTATATGATTCTTTCATTGAAAATGATGTCAGGTCGCTAGCTAAACCGATACGGCTTGCACTGCAAAACTCAATATTCACTTTACTGCTTCCACTCATATTTCCCACATTGATCTTTGAAAATTTGAAAGTTGTATTGGCATTATTGATACTCTTGATATCTGCTTTGCCAAACTCTACATGTACTTTTTCAGATTTTGGTAAACTACCGGCAGTTAATGAACCAAATTTACTTACGAGTGATACAGTGCCGGTATAATCGGGTATTTTAATATCGCCAAACGAATTTTCAATATTCAACGAAGTTCCTGCCGGTAACTGCACCGTATAGTTTATCGACATTGAACTATTACAGTTCTTACAGTTGTAGCCTTCATTGTCATTTTTATTTGTGGTGGTTTTGAATTTTACCTGGTTGCCGCTTTTGCTGTCAGTCACATCAATATTGCTGAATATTTTTTCTGCATGCTCTTTATCCGTAGAACTTGCTTCGATATGGATGTCCACTTTTATTTCACTGCCCCCGGTCGTTACGATCACATTACCGAAGCTGTTATCAATATTCAATGTATTACCCGATGCCGGGTATGTTTTTGAAATATTTCTTTCTTTGAAATGCTCATATCTTTTTTTCTCTTTTTTCTTATCCTGGTCGTCTTGCTGGGCCAGCAATGGCACTACAGCGAACATCAGCATAATAATTAATACAGGCACTAAGAACCCGTTAAATAGTTTTTTCATCTTTTTGATTTTGATTTTGAGTGTTTTTATTTCCTTTAATGTCTTTAATGATCAGCAATTGACGGCCGAGTAATTCCGCCTGCAGTTGCAGATTCTGGATCATGGCCTTGATGAGCACATCCCTGTTAGGAGTATGTTCAGCTTGATTTTTTAAAGCGATGAAAGAGCTGTCAAGTACTTTCAGGTCTTCTTCAAACTGTTTGTAGAGTGAAGGTTGATTGGTTGTTGCTTTTTTCAGTTCTTCCTGTTGCGTTTCAATCGTCTCGTTAAACCTTTTGAACTGAACGGCATATTCCGGAGCTATGCCGTCAAGTTCTTCAGGCTTTGCAGAATCAGGTCTGTTTTCAGTACCTATTCCTGCAGTTGGGGTTTCATGGCTATTCTTCTCTTTTATATAAATAAAATAAACAGAAGTCAATGCGATAAACAACACGGCAGCCGCTGCGCTCCATTTAAGAACATCATTCATGGAAAAACGTTTGGCTTCTTTCTTCACAGGGATCGTTTGTTCGATCTTGTCCCATACTTTTTCAGAAGGCTGTTCGGTATCAAAGTCCTTCCTGTTTTGCTGAATAAATCTTTCAAAATTATTGTTCATGTGCAGCACGTATTTTTAAAAGCGTTATTAATTTTTGTTTGCCCCTGATATACTGGCTTCTTACAGTTGAATGAGCCAATCCCAATGTTTCAGCTATTTCTTCATGATCATATCCTTCAAAAAGCGAAAGCGATAAAACCGTTCTGTATCCGTCGGGCAGTTCCTTTATACTTGCTTTGATCGTATCTACTGTATACCAGATCGTTTCTTCTTCTCCTGTATCCGGCATATCACCGGTATTTTCCATATCTAAAAAACTGATCCTTTTCTTCTTTAAAAAATTGATGCTCTTATAAACAACTATCTGTTTTAACCAGGCCCCGAAAGTTGATTTGTTTTCAAAACTTTTCAACTGGAGGAAGGCATCTGTAAATGCTTCCTGCAAAATATCTTCTGCATCGGCTGCCGAGTTCACTATTCGAAGAGCTGTGTTATACATTGCTTTTGAATAGCGGTCGTATAACAGGCGATAGGCTGATACATCCCCATCGAGGCAGCGCCTTACAAGCAACTCAGCGGAATTTATGACAGCGGTTAGAGACAGAAAAGTTGGTTTTATATAAAGTAAAGCAAGTTGAGAAAATGTTGCATGGCAGGCTCAACTATTTTTTTGAACGGGAAAATTTGGCCCACAGAGAACCACAGAGGTATTGAGTTGCACAGAGTTAACTCTGAGGTTCTCTGTTAGCTCAGTGGTCCTCCGTGACCCCAAAAATCAGCCTTGTGCAAGTGACAATCTATCTTCTTTCAAATGTTTGAGGATAAAAGTTACCGTAACAATTTCAGAAGCAAGGAAATACCCCGAAAGAATGTATTTAAGCGAACCCAGAAGCAGAATATCTGACCCAAACCAATCACCTATATAGTAAAGAATAGTAAGGCCAGCTACATTTTTAATTGTTTCCCAGATAATAGCATAACGGCTGCGGTCCATCAATTCAGTAAGTGCATACACAAACAGGAAAATAAAACCGCCGTAATAATAAATATAGCCGTCGTTAAGGTTATCGATCGGGGCAATATTTCCAAACAGGTAGCTGATTAATAATAATAAAGCAACTAACTGTACCCAGCACCACACATCCAAAGCAAACGATGATTTGGGATAATACTTTTCAAAATTGTAAACATCATTGATCTTATACACCGGGTATTTTTCCATCACATCTGCCGGGCGATAACCTGTAGGTTTGAACCAGAGTGCAAATTTATCTTTCCAGTTATTTGTCCGCCAGGCATCTTTCATCATCAGCCAGAGATGCTGAAAGTTTATTTTAACGGGGTTCCAGGTACGAACGGGTCTTGTGATTCCATATACACAGGGCACATCGGGCAGTTCTTCCTGGAAAGTGCCAAACAATTTGTCCCAGATAATGAAGATCTGCGAAAGATTTTTATCAAGGTACTCTTTGTTGATAGCATGATGCACACGATGGTGGGAGGGGGTAACAATTATTTTTTCAAGAATCCCCATTTTGCCAATATGTTGTGTATGATACCAGAACTGCGCAAACAAATGTAAAGGTGCCACAACGGCAATCACATTTGCAGGTACACCCAGCAGGGCAGCAGGGATAAGCAGGAAAGTAAAAATGTTTACAAAATTTGAAATGCTTTGACGCAATGCACAAGCCAGGTTAAACTCTTCGCTGCTGTGATGAATGATATGCAGGTTCCAGAAAATATTAATGTGATGACTCCAGCGATGAACCCAGTAACCGGCAAAATCCAAAACTATAAAAGCAATTAAATAAGTAAGCCAGCTTTCTTTTATTTGCATCAGTGCAAGATTATTCACCAACCAGCTATAAGCGATAACGGTTACAGCTAAACCCAGCACATCTTTTGTAACATTTGTAACACCACTTGCTAACGAGGAAATCATATCCATATTTCTAACCGTATCTTTTCCTTTATTCCACCCGTACCATTTTTCAAAAAGTACCAGTGCAAGGAAGATTGGCATTGCAATCAGCAGTATCTTTCCGTAGGTTTCCATATTGGCGTTCTATTTTTCAAATTTACAAAAACAGACATGAGAAAAACAGTTTTATTAAGTTCTTGTTTGCTGCTTTTTAGTTCAAAAATTTTGCAGGCACAACCAACCACGGGTGCCGAAAAGCTGGCTGCCTGGGAACAGCAAAAGCAAATGCTGGCAAAATCTCCATATAAAAATATTGAATGGCGGTTGACAGGGCCTGATAATAAGAGCGGTCGCAGTACTGATGTGGAAGGAATAACCGATAATCCTAATATCATTTATGCAGCATTTGCAACGGGAGGTTTATGGAAAACAGAAGATGCCGGCAATACCTGGAAACCGATCTTCGATAAAGAGGCAACACAATCTATTGGCGATATTGCGATGGCGCCATCTGATA contains:
- a CDS encoding gamma-glutamyltransferase family protein, with protein sequence MKKLIITVILIVTVLGIFAQATQKPPLHGKNWMAITGKPLAATAGSIVFQKGGNAVDAACAMLAATCTMWDVLSWGGETQALIYNPKTKKVIAINALGVAPTGATPEFYKSKGYEFPPEYGPLAAVTPGTVGGLCYMLANYGTMSLKEVLTPAMDLAAGYPIDAQTANSMESSRNKTWLKQWPYSKAVFYPHLGEKREAPEPGEIFVQKDLLETLKKMIDAETNALKQKKSRKDAIMAAYNRFYKGDIAKEFVRGCQEQGGLITMEDLAKWKPIEEEPMHVNYKGIDVYKLQQWTQGPMLLQSLNILENFDLKAMGYNSAKYMHTIYQTMNLTFADRDFYYGDPYFAPEEPMKGLLSKEYAKQRAGQINWTMNDPNVGPGDPYPFEGKTNPYTDLIKKLNAPSADGNRNFVPAHDSTVAFNDNEYMDRMWRGTTSVEAADKDGWVVSITPSGGWLPACIAGKTGVGMSQRFQSFVLDPSYNPFNVVEPGKRPRVTLTPTLALKDGKPFMSWAVQGGDTQDQNLLQCFLNVVEFGMTIQQACEAANINSNQLWLSLGGTKTSERKPHPGEILVGSITKDDVKNELIKMGYKVQTGNRTSGPINAIYFDWKHGSFWGGSSNNGEDYGIGW
- a CDS encoding tetratricopeptide repeat protein, whose translation is MKPHHLLAIFTFIIPVISFSQTAEDLYDEGRQLKDEKKSAEAIKKFQAALDLKPGYTEARYEMGWCLNDTKDYTKAISTLRMARVGWPAVPKVWFELGYAFEKTNQNDSAVVCYNKCISLKPDYSLAYKQLGYIDYINENYTSALERLKKFAELKNGTVEDYLFWYRKGFMENAAKDYNASKVSLNNSVKYKTDYINTWLELGFACKNLKENDEAISYYNEAMKIDPKSHIPYNGIGEVYRDNYKDMTKAMEWYQKSLGVKKDERKACFGMGYCYNNLEKYNEAIPYLKKAIEQESTYTAAYTELGYSYYMLKNNSDALINLNKSISLNPNGANPYYYAALVYIQLKDKAKAQEMVNGYKRAGKDATSIQQKVDAL
- a CDS encoding dihydrodipicolinate synthase family protein, which gives rise to MQFEWKGVFPALLTPFTAHDELDLPMFEKNLQAQLDAGIHGVIIGGTLGEASTLIAEEKEQLVKCGVKFLAGRIPVIMNIAECTTKDAVQQAANAKAWGADGIMLLPPMRYKSDDRETVTYFKTVANSTDLPILIYNNPVDYKIEVTLDMFAELIECKNITAVKESTRDVTNVTRLKNRFGDRLKVLCGVDTVTLEELCAGADGLVAGLVDAFPKETVTIYNLVKAGKIAEATKIYRWFMPLLELDIHPKLVQYIKMAATQTGIGSEFVRAPRLRIEGEERERILKIINDGIATRPVLK
- a CDS encoding aldehyde dehydrogenase (NADP(+)) gives rise to the protein MFKDTSLSEIDSIMQKAWTAFHVYRKMSLKRRAGFMRAIAVELEACGDELIQVAMSETNLPEARLRGERGRTIFQLNQYAAACENGEWLEARIDTAIPDKNPPKPDIRKMLVPLGPVVVFGASNFPFAYSTAGGDTACAFAAGCPVIIKAHPAHAQTSQLVADAIMKAAAKCSMPDGIFGHVHGASFEVGKALVTHTNTKAVGFTGSYLGGKQLFDWANQRKEPIPVFAEMGSVNPVFLFPEKLKEASADIAKMYAGSITLGVGQFCTNPGLIIGIENEALRSFTHDLGKAIQQVAPGPMLHTGIVKAYKEKKEMALLQEEVHLVAESETAVKENEGLPTIATASGQAFLNNPVLHQEVFGPYSLIIRCKDMNEMIDVARYLEGQLTSTLMATDNDIKNNDELVEAIKNICGRFILNSVPTGVEVCLSMHHGGPFPATTDSRFTSVGADGIKRFARPICYQNWPDNLLPDELKNENPLGIWRMLNSELKK
- a CDS encoding sigma-70 family RNA polymerase sigma factor; the encoded protein is MSLTAVINSAELLVRRCLDGDVSAYRLLYDRYSKAMYNTALRIVNSAADAEDILQEAFTDAFLQLKSFENKSTFGAWLKQIVVYKSINFLKKKRISFLDMENTGDMPDTGEEETIWYTVDTIKASIKELPDGYRTVLSLSLFEGYDHEEIAETLGLAHSTVRSQYIRGKQKLITLLKIRAAHEQ
- a CDS encoding sterol desaturase family protein; the protein is METYGKILLIAMPIFLALVLFEKWYGWNKGKDTVRNMDMISSLASGVTNVTKDVLGLAVTVIAYSWLVNNLALMQIKESWLTYLIAFIVLDFAGYWVHRWSHHINIFWNLHIIHHSSEEFNLACALRQSISNFVNIFTFLLIPAALLGVPANVIAVVAPLHLFAQFWYHTQHIGKMGILEKIIVTPSHHRVHHAINKEYLDKNLSQIFIIWDKLFGTFQEELPDVPCVYGITRPVRTWNPVKINFQHLWLMMKDAWRTNNWKDKFALWFKPTGYRPADVMEKYPVYKINDVYNFEKYYPKSSFALDVWCWVQLVALLLLISYLFGNIAPIDNLNDGYIYYYGGFIFLFVYALTELMDRSRYAIIWETIKNVAGLTILYYIGDWFGSDILLLGSLKYILSGYFLASEIVTVTFILKHLKEDRLSLAQG